A window of the Sabethes cyaneus chromosome 1, idSabCyanKW18_F2, whole genome shotgun sequence genome harbors these coding sequences:
- the LOC128739218 gene encoding enolase-phosphatase E1 produces the protein MAAVSFDEKVLAAKSIICDIEGTTSSVGFVKEVLFPYALKNVEEYLKAHWNDDATKTVVAALREQAEEDKKAEVEGVVPIPAGDSEDVIPDIVKNVEWQMSLDRKTGSLKTLQGLVWAEGYKDGSIKGHVYEDVSKAFEQWTQAGRKIYIYSSGSIDAQKLLFEHSEQGDLVKYLAGHYDTKIGAKQEKDSYEAILKNIEVSGEEALFLTDVIAEAKAAKEAGLNVVLLDRPGNAELSEDDRKEFTVISSFSDIPIEAVEEATNGATKRKIDETAQDDEAQPQPPSKVVKVNGDAADQAEIETPKSPVAAAKNGANHANGEQPLVEQMDVDAEMTDVSAKETKPTKTDVTEKTETSAVEIEVPPKEKNDVDISKTDEQKEEIAKQEEIAVSATKQEKAVENKPEEDKVDKVENESGTETAPPPKKTKLDSEEMEVDEAKTGQNEIDSKTKEKADKTEDKKEETKAEPVSTSVESEKQEVVQTESTVAKTETVDETETKVIEKSSDNTSEKSEEPVAAAPAEQTPTAKLDANVEETKTEATAPETVETSVEATPVEKKEDKVAETNVTEPMETELTEEEKMGGETTVDVSTKNDSNPASEPTASEKMATEPSKTEQAKSIDDPKEKAIEEKETVSESNTAEALVKTTPDEPAVEKTKSEVDTTKSATLTENQATKEKAEETNAPSTTETTVSEEKGVEMATTEPVEEVAVEAKEETMETADSSTPVPAADTKPESKAEKEATTTVTAEEMETDSVKVEESKPTAIVEEKKKVDSEAAVSTTVTEKTENGTHQNGTAEPTNGKEEPRVPENGEAEPKITANGGTNGTHDEEKSDSDKENDTSSTNVEETTEAAATNGNETESSSTATATSTSTASSTASSTTDLVTEIKSKKVIDVGASTPTPPIEAES, from the exons GAAGTTCTGTTCCCCTACGCATTGAAAAATGTTGAGGAGTACCTAAAAGCTCACTGGAATGATGATGCGACCAAAACTGTGGTGGCTGCACTGCGCGAACAAGCAGAAGAGGACAAGAAAGCCGAGGTCGAAGGTGTTGTACCAATTCCCGCTGGG GATTCTGAAGATGTCATTCCCGATATTGTCAAGAACGTAGAATGGCAAATGTCTCTCGATCGCAAAACTGGCTCGTTAAAAACTCTACAGGGTCTAGTTTGGGCCGAAGGCTACAAAGATGGTTCCATCAAGGGACA CGTATACGAAGACGTTTCGAAAGCATTCGAACAGTGGACGCAAGCTGGACGCAAAATCTACATTTACTCCAGTGGGAGTATCGACGCGCAAAAGTTGCTCTTCGAGCACAGTGAACAGGGCGATCTGGTAAAGTATTTGGCCGGTCACTACGACACCAAAATCGGCGCCAAGCAGGAAAAGGACAGCTACGAAGCTATTCTGAAGAACATCGAGGTCAGTGGCGAAGAGGCTCTTTTCCTAACTGACGTCATTGCCG AGGCCAAGGCTGCCAAGGAAGCTGGTCTAAATGTGGTGCTTCTGGATAGACCCGGCAATGCCGAGTTGTCCGAGGATGACCGCAAGGAATTCACCGTAATCTCGTCGTTCTCCGACATCCCAATTGAGGCTGTCGAGGAAGCGACCAACGGCGCTACCAAGCGTAAAATTGATGAAACTGCCCAAGACGACGAAGCTCAG CCGCAACCACCATCTAAGGTCGTCAAAGTAAATGGAGATGCCGCTGACCAGGCTGAAATTGAAACACCGAAGAGCCCGGTTGCTGCGGCCAAGAATGGTGCTAATCATGCGAATGGCGAACAACCGCTCGTCGAGCAGATGGACGTTGATGCTGAGATGACCGACGTCAGTGCCAAGGAAACCAAACCAACTAAAACAGATGTAACCGAAAAGACTGAGACTAGTGCGGTGGAAATTGAAGTTCCTCCGAAGGAGAAAAACGATGTGGACATCAGTAAGACTGATGAACAAAAGGAGGAGATTGCCAAGCAAGAAGAAATCGCTGTGAGCGCAACTAAACAGGAAAAAGCAGTTGAGAACAAACCAGAGGAAGACAAGGTCGACAAAGTGGAAAATGAAAGCGGTACCGAAACTGCTCCGCCGCCTAAAAAGACAAAATTGGACTCGGAAGAGATGGAAGTTGACGAGGCAAAGACTGGCCAAAACGAAATTGATTCCAAAACCAAGGAAAAAG CTGATAAAACAGAAGACAAGAAAGAAGAGACCAAAGCCGAACCGGTTAGTACTTCTGTGGAGTCCGAAAAACAAGAGGTTGTACAAACTGAATCAACCGTGGCTAAGACTGAAACAGTAgatgaaactgaaacaaaagtGATCGAAAAATCTTCAGATAACACTTCCGAGAAATCTGAAGAGCCTGTCGCTGCAGCACCAGCCGAGCAAACGCCAACAGCTAAGCTGGATGCAAATGTTGAAGAGACGAAAACAGAAGCAACAGCCCCTGAAACTGTTGAAACTAGTGTGGAAGCTACGCCGGTAGAAAAGAAGGAAGATAAGGTAGCTGAAACCAATGTTACTGAACCAATGGAAACTGAATTGACTGAAGAAGAGAAAATGGGTGGGGAGACCACCGTTGATGTGTCCACCAAGAATGATTCAAATCCGGCTTCCGAGCCGACAGCCAGCGAAAAAATGGCGACTGAACCTTCAAAGACAGAACAGGCTAAATCGATTGATGATCCGAAGGAAAAAGCAATCGAAGAGAAGGAAACAGTATCGGAATCCAATACTGCAGAAGCACTAGTGAAAACAACCCCGGACGAACCGGCGGTAGAGAAAACGAAATCGGAAGTGGACACAACAAAGTCGGCCACTCTTACTGAGAATCAAGCAACAAAGGAAAAAGCAGAGGAGACCAATGCACCCAGTACAACCGAGACCACGGTCTCAGAAGAGAAAGGAGTTGAAATGGCCACGACAGAGCCGGTTGAAGAAGTAGCCGTTGAAGCCAAGGAAGAGACAATGGAAACTGCTGACTCGTCCACGCCAGTTCCTGCTGCAGATACGAAACCAGAATCGAAAGCTGAAAAGGAAGCAACCACAACAGTTACTGCTGAAGAGATGGAAACTGATTCCGTTAAAGTAGAAGAATCAAAACCCACGGCTATTgtcgaggaaaagaaaaaagtcgacTCTGAAGCAGCAGTATCAACCACAGTCACCGAAAAGACCGAAAATGGTACTCATCAAAATGGAACGGCTGAGCCAACGAATGGCAAAGAAGAACCAAGAGTGCCGGAAAATGGCGAAGCGGAACCAAAGATAACCGCCAACGGAGGCACAAATGGAACACACGACGAGGAGAAAAGTGACAGTGACAAGGAAAACGACACATCGTCAACCAATGTGGAGGAAACCACCGAAGCAGCGGCAACCAACGGCAATGAAACTGAGAGCTCAAGCACCGCAACCGCAACTAGCACCTCCACAGCTTCCTCCACAGCTTCCTCCACAACTGATCTAGTGACCGAGATCAAGTCCAAAAAAGTGATCGACGTTGGTGCCAGCACTCCAACGCCACCGATCGAGGCGGAATCGTAA